The Streptomyces sp. NBC_00483 genome contains the following window.
CGCCGCCGGCACGCGTACTCCGAGCAACTGCGGCTCCTGGAGCGGGGGATGGAGCTGTGGGACGGGGCGCCGCCGGAGATCCGCGCCGCGTTGCGCATGGGCGACTACGCCATCGCCTTCAACTCCTGCGGCTGCGACCCCGCCGAGACCCCGCTCGACTACCTCGACCTGCTGTCCGAGGCCGCGGTGGCGGGGCGCCTGTGCGGGGAGCGGGAGCGCGCGCTGAAGATCGGCAAGCGGGCGCTGCGCATCCTGGAGGAGGCCGAGGGGAGCGGGAAGGCGGACCCCTTGCGGGCCGCGTGGTTCCACATCCAGAACTCCAAGATCGCCTCCCATATCGGTCGCGGCGACGGGTGGGACGAGCTCGCCACGGCTCAGGAGCTCGTCCGGGGCCTCCCGCCGTCCGCCGTGCACGCCGAGGTCCTGGTGAACGTGGCCGCCTGGGGCATGCTGCACAGCCCCGGTGCCCAGACCCTTGCCGCCGCCGAGCGAGCCGTCGAGTACGCGCGCATGGTCGACGATGCCGAGGAGATCGAACTCCATGCGCGTCTCGTCCGCGGCGGACTCCTCGTGGACGCGGGTGCCATCGAGGAGGGCTTCGCCGAGATGTACGCGGTCCGCGAGCGCTCCCTGGCACGGGGCATGACCGCCCGCCTCATCAACGTCAATGTCAATCTGCCCTCCCACCTGGAGGGTGTCGGGCGTTCCGCGGAAGCCGCGCGCATCTGCGAAGAGGCCATCGTCCTGTGCCGCCGCTACGGCCTCACGGACAACAAGGGGTGGGTCCGCTCCAATCTGGCCGAGTCCCTGGTCTCCCTCGGCCGCTGGGACGAAGCGGTCGAGGTGGCCGACTGGGTGAGCCGGCGCTTCGGACTCAGCGACAAGCCTCGCGGCACCGCGTGCGCGCACCTCGCGGTGATCGCACTCGGCCGCGGCGCCCTCCAGGCAGCGGCCGACCACCTGGCCGCTGCCAACGGGTACTACGGCGCGCACGACCCGCAGCCCCAGTACACGCTGCCCCGTACGCACCTGACTCTTGCGCTCGCCGCCGCCCAGGGCCGCCTCCCGGACGCCCGCGCCGAGCTCGCCCGGCTGGTCACGGCGGGGCTGCCGCCCTCCATGCACCGCTACCTGTGGCCCCTCCTGCTCACCGCCGCCGCAGCAGAGGCCGACGCCCGTGGTCTGCCCGCCGCCGACGCGGGGCGCGCCGAGGCGGTCGCCCGCATCCGGGACGCCGCCAAGCGCGAGGCCACCCCGGTCCCCGTCTGGGAGGCGCACGAGCAGTGGGTGCGCGCCGAGCTCCTGCGCGCCGAGGGCCACGACACCCCGGACGACTGGTCCGCCACGGTCACCGCGTTCGAACCCCTCGACCGCCCCTACGACCTGGCCCGCGTCCGGCTCCGCCTCGCCGAGTCGCTCCTGGCCACCGCAGGACCGGACGACCGGGAGCGCGCCACCGAGCTCCTCCGGCTCGCCGGCGCCGTCGCCGAGCACCTGGGCGCGCGCCCGCTCGCCGAATCCGTGTCCCTGCTGGCCCGGCGCGCCCGGCTGACCCTTACCTCCGGAACCCCGGCCCGCGTTCCGCCGCGACAGAGCGCCCCGGCCGACCCCGCGCAGGAGTTCGGCCTCACGAGCCGCGAGCGGGACGTGCTGCGCCTGGTCGCGGCGGGGCGCAGCAACCGGCAGATCGCCGAGGAACTGTTCATCTCGCCGAAGACCGCCAGCGTCCACGTCTCCAACATCCTCGCGAAGCTGGGCGTCGCGGGCCGCGGCGAGGCGGCGGCCCTGGCCCACCGCCTGCACCTCTTCCCGTCGGGGAGGGCTCCCGTACGCTGAAGGAGAGGGCCCGGCCGGACCCCGCCCCTGGGAGGCGCCGTGTTCAACATGTTCGAGGAGCTGTTCTCGCCGGGCCGCAAGCACACCAACGACGAGCGCAAGCGCCTGGAGCTGTCCCGCGTCGACCTGAACGACGGAGACCCGGGCCGCGGCCCGATAGACCTCACATCGGGCAAGGTCGTCGTCCGCCCGCCGTCCCAAGAGGACGCACCGGAGACACCCGAGCCGGACGATCCCGCCGCCGAGGGCAAGAGCGACGAGGACGTCAGCTGACCTTCAGCTCCAGGATCCGGTCGTCCCCCTTCTCCGGCGTCCCGCGCGTGTCCGTCTCGCTCGTCACGAGCCACAGCTTGTCGCCGCCCGTCGCGACCACCGTGCGCAGCCGCCCGTACTTCCCCTCCAGGAACGCCTGCGGGTCATGCGCGGCCTTCGAGCCGTCGAGCGGGATCCGCCAGAGCCGCTCGCCGCGCAGCCCGGCCATCCAGATCGAACCCTGGGCGTACGCGATGCCGCTGGGCGAGGCGTCCGCGGTGTGCCACTGGGCGATCGGGTCGTGGTACTTGTCGTCGCCGTTCTTGCCCTCGGCGTCGGGCCAGCCGTAGTTGTCACCCGCCACGATGTGGTTCAGCTCGTCCCAGGTGTCCTGCCCGAACTCCGAGGCCCAGAGCCGCTTGTCCTCGTCCCAGGCCAGGCCCTGCACATTGCGGTGCCCGTACGAGTACACGGGGGAGTCGCCGAAGGGATTGCCCGGCGCCGGCTCGCCCTCCGCGGTCAGCCGGAGGATCTTGCCGCCCGTCGACTTCTTGTCCTGCGCCAGCGGCTTGTCGTACGTCTCGCCGGTCCCCACGTACAGCAGCTTGTCCGGGCCGAACGCGATCCGCCCGCCGTTGTGGTTCGTGCCCTTCGGGATGCCACGGAACACGGTGTCGGGGGCGCCCAGTTGCTCCCCGGAGGGCTTCTTCTCGTCGTAGATCATCCGCACGATGCGGTTGTCCGACTCTGTCGTGAAGTACGCGTAGACCATGTGGTCGGAGGCGTACGAGGGGGAGAGCGCGAGGCCGAGGAGCCCGCCCTCGCCCTCGGGCGCGACGCCCGGCACCTCGCCGAGCACGGTCTTCTTCCCCGTCTTCGTGTCGACACGCGTGATCGTCCCCTCGTCGCGGGACGAGACGAGCAGGTCGCCACCGGGCAGCTCGGCGAGTCC
Protein-coding sequences here:
- a CDS encoding DUF6191 domain-containing protein, whose protein sequence is MFNMFEELFSPGRKHTNDERKRLELSRVDLNDGDPGRGPIDLTSGKVVVRPPSQEDAPETPEPDDPAAEGKSDEDVS
- a CDS encoding PQQ-dependent sugar dehydrogenase, which encodes MQRSAVRPALALTACAALLLTAGCSSGDDSPAPSKDSTSAPSASGSKGSSSPKGDVPPAKGSVSVERTVADGLKSPWGLAELPGGDLLVSSRDEGTITRVDTKTGKKTVLGEVPGVAPEGEGGLLGLALSPSYASDHMVYAYFTTESDNRIVRMIYDEKKPSGEQLGAPDTVFRGIPKGTNHNGGRIAFGPDKLLYVGTGETYDKPLAQDKKSTGGKILRLTAEGEPAPGNPFGDSPVYSYGHRNVQGLAWDEDKRLWASEFGQDTWDELNHIVAGDNYGWPDAEGKNGDDKYHDPIAQWHTADASPSGIAYAQGSIWMAGLRGERLWRIPLDGSKAAHDPQAFLEGKYGRLRTVVATGGDKLWLVTSETDTRGTPEKGDDRILELKVS
- a CDS encoding helix-turn-helix transcriptional regulator, with product MLTDVETRSVSPVFVGRADELGVLNKALERAGAAEPQALLLGGEAGVGKTRLIEEFAAAARERGAVVVTGGCVEIGADGLPFAAFSTALRALRRTLPAEVDAAAADREDELARLLPELGEHAGRGLGGHGDESATARLFELTGRLLEHVAAEHTVVVILEDLHWADASTRHLLSYLFRTLRSGRLAVIASYRADDVHRRHPLRPLLAELDRLRTVTRIELGRLSRDEVARQIAGILASDPDPTVVDDIFRRSDGNAFFVEELAVSAAEGCATGLTDSLRDVLLVRVESLPESAQRVARICAEGGSTVEYPLLAAVAGLGEDELIEALRAAVGANILLASPDGDGYRFRHSLVREAVSDDLLPGERSRINRRYAEALEADPTLVPADACVTRLASYWYHSHDAAKALPAVLDASVAARRRHAYSEQLRLLERGMELWDGAPPEIRAALRMGDYAIAFNSCGCDPAETPLDYLDLLSEAAVAGRLCGERERALKIGKRALRILEEAEGSGKADPLRAAWFHIQNSKIASHIGRGDGWDELATAQELVRGLPPSAVHAEVLVNVAAWGMLHSPGAQTLAAAERAVEYARMVDDAEEIELHARLVRGGLLVDAGAIEEGFAEMYAVRERSLARGMTARLINVNVNLPSHLEGVGRSAEAARICEEAIVLCRRYGLTDNKGWVRSNLAESLVSLGRWDEAVEVADWVSRRFGLSDKPRGTACAHLAVIALGRGALQAAADHLAAANGYYGAHDPQPQYTLPRTHLTLALAAAQGRLPDARAELARLVTAGLPPSMHRYLWPLLLTAAAAEADARGLPAADAGRAEAVARIRDAAKREATPVPVWEAHEQWVRAELLRAEGHDTPDDWSATVTAFEPLDRPYDLARVRLRLAESLLATAGPDDRERATELLRLAGAVAEHLGARPLAESVSLLARRARLTLTSGTPARVPPRQSAPADPAQEFGLTSRERDVLRLVAAGRSNRQIAEELFISPKTASVHVSNILAKLGVAGRGEAAALAHRLHLFPSGRAPVR